GGTTGGAATTCCACCGCCTGCAACAATGATATCGCAAACCGTTTTCATTGGCAAAAACGCTTTCGCATCTTCAGGGACAAAAGCGGCACCACCCGCTTTTAGCAGGTTTCCACGAATTTCGTTTTCAACCCCTGTAATATTTTTTACATCGGATTTTAATTCTGTCAACGATTGGGAAACCGTTGTTCCCAATTCAGAAATCGCCGCACCCGACGAAAAGAGTATTGCAAAAACGGATTTAATTTTTTCTTCGTCGTTTCCACAATATTCATACACTTTCATTCGAAGTGCTTTTGCCAAATGGCGTTCGCGGATGGAACCTTTTGTGAGTTTGTTTTTTATCCATTCAAAATCAAGCGAAAAATCAATATTCTTTTCGTGAAGAAGTTCGTTTAATTTACCACACATCGCTTCTACTTGACTGTTTGCTTCTTTTCGTACTTCCGCCAATTGAGACGCGTAAGGTTCAGCAAGTTTGAAAGGATAACTTAAACCTTTTCCGCTTAAGTATGTCCTTCCCGGATTTCCGGGATCGTTTACACGCAATCCTGCTTTCTGGCCTTCTTCATTTAAACTGATAAATTCTATCCCGAAAAGTGGAAATAAACTTCGTTTTTTACAACCTTCCGCCCAAGCTACGTAACCTGCCGTTGTGTAAAAATCATTTATTCCGACTACTTTCACCCCTTCTGCAACAGCCCTATCCAACGCATCGTCAATGTCGTTGAATGCACTGAAAGAATATGGTGTATGTAAATGTGCGTTGACTTTAGTCATATTTTATTAAACTCCTAATTTCGATCTTCTAATCAATTCCGCATCCGTCATATTTTCTGTCGGGATGTAACCTTTGAGCGGTTGAATGCGTTCATTAATCATATCCAAGAACCAACTTATTTGCGGGAAGAACGATGTTTCCAATTCGTACGCAGGCGTAATCCAGTTGCGAGAACCAAGAACAGCAACCGGTGCATCCAAATAATCAAATGCCAACTGGCTGATGTTAGCGGCTAAATCGTTGAGGAACGAACCGCGAGTAGTAGCATCGCTCGCTACGATGATTTTTCCTGTCTTTTTCACAGATTTTATCACTTTTTCGTAATTGAAAGGCACCAAACTGCGTGCGTCAATCACTTCAGCGCTCATTCCATATTTTTCTTCCAATTCTTTTGCTGCTTGCAAAGCGGGATAAAGCGTATGTCCGATAGTTAAGAATGTGATATCTTTTCCTTCTTTTTTCACATCCGGTTCTCCAAGCGGAATTTCGTAATATCCTTCAGGAACGCCTCCTTCGTGGAATTGCTCTCCAATATCGTAAATACGCTGACTTTCAAAGAATATCACCGGATCAGTTCCTTGTAAAGCGCTGTTCATCAAACCTTTTGCATCGTAAGGAGTTACAGGGAAACAAACTTTAATTCCGGGAATGTGAGCTACCAAAGAAGTCCAGTCCTGCGAGTGTTGCGCGCCGTATTTTGAACCGACTGAAACTCTGATTACCACCGGCAATTTCAACACGTTTCCACTCATTGACTGCCATTTCGGAAGTTGGTTGAAAATTTCATCTCCCGCACGACCGATAAAATCGCAATACATAATTTCGGGAATAACGCGACCGCCACACATTGCATAACCGATAGATGTTCCGATAATAGACGCTTCTGAAATGGGCGAATTGAACAAACGATGATAAGGCAAGGCTTCAGTCATTCCACCATAAACGGCAAATGCGCCACCCCAATCACGGTTTTCTTCTCCATAGGCAATCAAGGAAGCATCTTTATAAAATCTGTCCATTACGGCTTCAAAAATTCCGTCACGGAGTTGGTATTGTTTCATTTTGCTGAATGGTTTTCCTTCGGCATCGAAAGCAAAACGTTCTTTTTGAGCAATTTTTTTCACGCGCGAATTTTCTTCCAAAGGCATCAATACATCGGGTTTCGCATCAGAAAAACTATCCACAGAACCGTTTGAGAAAATCATATCACCGATAATATCCGTATTTTTCATTCTCGGAGAAGTTTCATCGTCAATGGCTTTCAGGAACATATCGTAAACCAATGCTTTTACATCAGTCCAAACCGTATCTAAATCTGCCTGAGTTGCCACTTTTGCATCCATCATTTGTTTTCCGAACGAAACGATGCAGTCCTGCGCTTCCCAAGCTTCAACTTCTTCTTTTGTACGGTACGACGAAGCATCTGAAGGTGAGTGTCCGCTGTAACGATAAGTCAAAACATCCAATAAAACAGGACCGTTTTTTTCTTCAATTACTTTGCGTTTGCGTTTGTACGCGTCAATCACAGCCAGCGGATTGTAACCATCCACACGTTCCGCGTGCATTTGTTCATCGTTTACACCTGCACCGATACGAGCGGCAATGTTGTAACCCATTGTTTCACCGCAAGTTTGACCGCCCATTCCATATTGGTTGTTCATTATGTTGATAATCACAGGCAAACCGCCTTTCATATCGCCTTCCCAAAGCTGTTTGAACTGATCCATTGCAGAAAACATCAATCCTTCCCAAACAGGACCGCAAGCCATAGAAGCATCACCGATGTTTGCAACCACCAAACCGGGTTTGCGATTTACTTTTTTGTATAAAGCTGCGCCAACTGCAATATCGCCCGAACCTCCCACAATGGCATTGTTAGGATAAACACCGAATGGGGTGAAAAACACATGCATAGAACCACCCAAACCTTTGTTGAAACCGGTTTCGCGAGCAAAAATTTCTGCCAAAGTTCCGTAAACAAGAAATCTGCGTGCCAATTCTTTGGTTGTTCCTTTGAAATTTTTTTTTACCACATTTACTACTGCTCCATCAAAGAAATTATCCATAATCTTTGTCAACTGTTTATCGTCTAATTTATGGATAGCGGACATTCCTTTTGCCAGAATTTCTCCGTGGCTGCGGTGGCTTCCAAAAATAAAATCATCCACATCAAGCGTCCAAGCCATTCCTACAGCTGCACTTTCTTGTCCGATGGATAAGTGCGCAGGACCAGGATGATTATAAGCTGTTCCGTTGTATTCACCTTTGGTTTTAATAAGGTTCAGCATTGTTTCAAACTCACGTATCAACGCCATATCGTGGTAGATGTCTGTGAATTCTTCGTCGGCAAAGTTTCCTTTTTCGTCTTTTACCGTTTTTTGATACTGATTTACAGGTATTGGATTAAATTCCACAAAACCAGGTTTACGTGCATCTTTCGGGTCTATAAATTGTACTTTTGGCATAATATAGTTATTACCTCACCCCAACCCTCTCCAAAGGAGAGGGAGAACTCGCTAATTACGCAAAATTAAAAGTGAGAAAGTTTTGTATTTGTTTATTTTATATTGAAATTTATTTTCTTAATTTATATCTTTTGAAAAACATACTTTCCCTCTCCTTTGGAGAGGGTTAGGGTGAGGTTTAAAATGAGAACACTGTTTCTTTAAATATTTCACTTACAGTAGGATGCGGGAAAACGACTTCTTCCATTTCTTTCAATGTCATTTCCTGTTCAATGGCGATACACGCTCCGTAAATGATTTCGCTTGATGGGTTTCCAAGCATATGAACTCCGATTACCTCTCCGTATTTTTCACCTACAAGAACTTTGCAAAGTCCGCTTCCGCCTTCGTTTTCGGCAATAAAACGTCCTGCATACGCCATCGGTAATTTGGCAATTCTGTAAGCAATTCCTTTGGCTTTGGCTGTTTCTTCCGTTTCGCCTACGCCTGCCACTTCCGGATTGGTATAAACAACACTCGGAATAGCATTGTAACGCATCACGTCATTTCGTCCCAATAGGTTATTCACCACCACTTCGCCTTCGCGACTTGCCGTGTGTGCCAGTAACGAAAATCCTGTAACATCGCCTGCTGCAAAAACTCCGGGAACGTTCGTACGCATTTTTTCATCTACTTTAATTCCTCCGCGCGTCATTTCTACATTCAGATTTTCAAGTCCGAAACCTTTTGTAACTGCTCTACGACCCACGCTTAACAATATTTTTTCACCATCAACAGTTTCTGTGTTTCCGTCTTTTTCAAAAATGACTTTATTACCGTTAATTTTAATTACTTTAGCATTGAGACTAAATTCAACTCCTTTTTTTGTATAAATATCGCGGAGCATAGCGGAAATTTCAAAATCCAACCCTCCCAAAATTTCAGGAAGCATTTCCACAACGGTAACTTTTGTTCCTAAACTATTGAAAAAACTGGCAAATTCCATCCCGATTACACCACCGCCGATAATCAC
The genomic region above belongs to uncultured Paludibacter sp. and contains:
- a CDS encoding conserved hypothetical protein (Evidence 4 : Unknown function but conserved in other organisms), encoding MTKVNAHLHTPYSFSAFNDIDDALDRAVAEGVKVVGINDFYTTAGYVAWAEGCKKRSLFPLFGIEFISLNEEGQKAGLRVNDPGNPGRTYLSGKGLSYPFKLAEPYASQLAEVRKEANSQVEAMCGKLNELLHEKNIDFSLDFEWIKNKLTKGSIRERHLAKALRMKVYEYCGNDEEKIKSVFAILFSSGAAISELGTTVSQSLTELKSDVKNITGVENEIRGNLLKAGGAAFVPEDAKAFLPMKTVCDIIVAGGGIPTYPFLADDAKGAYTDFENDLERVAKQLTERGFHSVEFITTRNSVKLLEKYADYLYNQGFVVTFGSEHNTPAMEPIELFARNSTPLTEKLMQINFDGACVIAAHQYLVSQGKKGYVDEKGNADRTKRAEFVELGKELIKSI
- a CDS encoding conserved hypothetical protein (Evidence 4 : Unknown function but conserved in other organisms), translated to MPKVQFIDPKDARKPGFVEFNPIPVNQYQKTVKDEKGNFADEEFTDIYHDMALIREFETMLNLIKTKGEYNGTAYNHPGPAHLSIGQESAAVGMAWTLDVDDFIFGSHRSHGEILAKGMSAIHKLDDKQLTKIMDNFFDGAVVNVVKKNFKGTTKELARRFLVYGTLAEIFARETGFNKGLGGSMHVFFTPFGVYPNNAIVGGSGDIAVGAALYKKVNRKPGLVVANIGDASMACGPVWEGLMFSAMDQFKQLWEGDMKGGLPVIINIMNNQYGMGGQTCGETMGYNIAARIGAGVNDEQMHAERVDGYNPLAVIDAYKRKRKVIEEKNGPVLLDVLTYRYSGHSPSDASSYRTKEEVEAWEAQDCIVSFGKQMMDAKVATQADLDTVWTDVKALVYDMFLKAIDDETSPRMKNTDIIGDMIFSNGSVDSFSDAKPDVLMPLEENSRVKKIAQKERFAFDAEGKPFSKMKQYQLRDGIFEAVMDRFYKDASLIAYGEENRDWGGAFAVYGGMTEALPYHRLFNSPISEASIIGTSIGYAMCGGRVIPEIMYCDFIGRAGDEIFNQLPKWQSMSGNVLKLPVVIRVSVGSKYGAQHSQDWTSLVAHIPGIKVCFPVTPYDAKGLMNSALQGTDPVIFFESQRIYDIGEQFHEGGVPEGYYEIPLGEPDVKKEGKDITFLTIGHTLYPALQAAKELEEKYGMSAEVIDARSLVPFNYEKVIKSVKKTGKIIVASDATTRGSFLNDLAANISQLAFDYLDAPVAVLGSRNWITPAYELETSFFPQISWFLDMINERIQPLKGYIPTENMTDAELIRRSKLGV
- a CDS encoding Dihydrolipoyl dehydrogenase; translation: MFDLIIIGGGPAGYVSAERAGHKGLKVLLFEKKSLGGVCLNEGCIPTKTLLYSAKTYENALHGDKYGIYGDNIRFEYEKIVSRKNKVVRKLVAGVKSKMKENNVTVVEGEATILGRGGKGVEVTCNGENYLGANLLICTGSEAFVPPIPGITEAGDIILTNREILDLKEQPKSLVIIGGGVIGMEFASFFNSLGTKVTVVEMLPEILGGLDFEISAMLRDIYTKKGVEFSLNAKVIKINGNKVIFEKDGNTETVDGEKILLSVGRRAVTKGFGLENLNVEMTRGGIKVDEKMRTNVPGVFAAGDVTGFSLLAHTASREGEVVVNNLLGRNDVMRYNAIPSVVYTNPEVAGVGETEETAKAKGIAYRIAKLPMAYAGRFIAENEGGSGLCKVLVGEKYGEVIGVHMLGNPSSEIIYGACIAIEQEMTLKEMEEVVFPHPTVSEIFKETVFSF